The following is a genomic window from Hymenobacter sp. APR13.
CACGAGGGCGGCCACGCCGTGCATTCGTTCCTGACCCGCAACCTGCCGCTGGGCGCCGACAAGCACCCGCCATCCGAAGTGGCCGAGCTGGCCTCCATGAGCATGGAGCTGATGAGCATGGACCACTGGGACGTGTTCTTCACCGACCCCGACGAGCTGCGCCGCGCCAAGAAAACGCACCTGGAAGGCGTGCTTGAAACCTTCCCCTGGGTGGCCACCATCGACAAGTTTCAGCACTGGATCTACGAAAACCCTACGCACACCGAAGAGCAGCGCCACCAGCAGTGGCAGCAGGTATTCGACGAGTTCAACCAGCGCACCGTGAGCTGGAAGGGCCTGGAAGGCATCAAGCCCTACCTGTGGCAGAAGCAGCTGCACCTCTACGAAGTGCCGTTCTATTACATCGAGTACGCCATGGCGCAGCTCGGGGCCATTGCCGTGTGGCGCAACTTCCGCCAGAATCCGCAGCAGGGTTTGGCGGCCTACAAGCGCGCTTTGGCGCTGGGCTACACCGCGCCCATCGGCGAGATTTATGCCGCTGCCGGCATCCGCTTCGACTTCAGCACCGAGTACCTGCGCACCCTGGCCGACTTTGTGCGCGACGAAATGGCGAAGCTGTAAATCTGCAAGGCTTCCCTTTAAAAGATCAAGGCCCCGCTTTCCAAAGAAAGCGGGGCCTTGATCTTTTAAAGGCTCATTTACCTGTCGATCAGCAATAGAAGAGAAGCTATTCAAACACAACCCCTTGAAACGTAAAAAAGCGGCCGGAAACTTCCGGTCGCCTTTTCCACAACCAACTCAACCAGCATGGCCGGGCGCAAAGCGCGCCAGCCAGCGGTTTGATCAAGGAGTCACGGTCAGGGCAATTGGTTGCATGGCCTGCTGCCTTTTTTTGCCGCGCTGCCCGCGCCCGGCGGTCTGGGCCGGCGCGGCGCGGAAGCCGCGGCTTATTCCTGCAGCTCAAACAGCGGAAGCGGGGCCAGGGTGCTATTGGCCTTCTGGCCCCGCAGCTGGCTTTCGTGCAGCTTCAGATAGTTGTTAAACTGCTTGGCCGCCCGGTCGTACTGCACGCGGTAGCCGACCACCTGCCCATCGTACTGGCCAATGGTTTCGAGCGTGTTCTGGACAGTAGTGCTGGCGCCGGGCGCCTTCGCGAGGCCACGCAAAGCCGTCAGCAGCGAGTCCTGGGCGGAATCGTAGCGGTCAATCTGGGCCGACTGCATGCTGAGCTGCTGGTAGCGCAGCGCCTTGAGGCGGTCGTTGGCGCGGCTCAGTTGTTGCAGCTGCGGCTGGCTGGCGCCGGGGGCGCGTTCCAGCTCGTTCAGAATCTGGGCGGTGGCCACCAGCTTGGCGTCGTCGCTGGCCATCATCTGCGTCCAGCGTATATCCACGGAGTCGCGCAGTACACTCAGCTGGGCTTTAGCGGCCGATGCCGAAGCCGGGTCAACAGCTTTAGGGGTGCGGTTACACGCGGTGAAGGCAGCCAGCAGCAGCGCCAGCCAAACGGTGTTTTTCATAAACAAAGAAGGGCGGTTCGGATCAGCGAAGAAAGTACGCAATGGTGGGCAAATGCCAAGCAATGATAATAGGCTCAGGATAATTTGGTGCTGTAAGCTACTGCTGGCAAGCAGGCGCAGGCGCATCAGGCTCGTGGAAACGTGCAAAAATACGACCTGAAACCCACGTGGCTATTTAGTCTACCGGCTGATAATCAGAAGATTCAACTATATAGCTGATGCGCGTTTTACACATTGGTAACGTATAAACCCCAGGCAAAGTGCCTATCTTTGATTTCAGATTAGTGACCCTTTCACCAACCTTCTTCATGAAAAAACATTACGTATTAGTGTCGGCGCTGCTGCTGGCAGCGGCTACTTCCCGCGGCCAGGGCACCGAACTGTTCCTGTCGGAATACACCGAGGGTGCTCACCAGTCGGGCATCAGCTACAACGGCGGCGTTTCCAACTCCACCGGCAACGAGCGGGCCCTGGAGATTTTCAACCCCACGTCTTCGTCGGTCAGCCTGAACGCCTACTCCATCCGGCGCTATTCCAACGGCAGCGCTACCGTAACTGAAGAAGAGAAGCTGCAGCGCACCACCGGGGCCAATACCCTGAACTCTGCTGCTGCCTTCGTGTACGCCAACGGCGAAGCAACTATTACGGCCATCGTGAGCAAAGCCAACCAGCTGGCGGCTTCCCCCGTGGCTACTGTCGGCCCCAACACGCTGGTGCGTGGCGGCGTGGCCTACCATAACGGCGACGACGCCCTGGCCCTTGTTCGCTGGACCAGCGGCACGGCTGGTGTCGGTACGCCAGTATTGGTTGACATCTTCGGCGTTATTGGCTTCCAGCCTCGGCCAGCCGGCGGTGGCACGGGCACCGGCCAATGGAGCGGCACCAATGCCGCCGACCCGCCCGTGAACGGCCAGACGACTCCGCCGCTGGTAGCCTCGGCCAACCAGTCGCTGATTCGCCGCGCTACGGTTTCGAGCGGCACGCGCGTGAATCCGGCTTCGGCCACCTACAACATTGCCGATCAGTGGCAGGCGTACAGCTACGCTTTCCCTCCCGGAGGCACTTCTGACCCGGCTGCCCAGAGCTACTCCCGCCTCGGCGAGCACAACGACTACACCGGCCCGTTCGGTACCTACGGCCCGCTGAAGGTGCTGGAGAAATTCAACAACGGCATCAGCGTGTATCCTAACCCCGCCAGCGGCACGGCGTTCGTCGAGCTGAAGGATGTGAAGGTGGGCTCCATCGTGGTGATGAACAACCTCGGCCAGTCCATTTCGGCGCAGCCACAGGGCCTGTCGACGGAGAAAATTACGCTGGATATTTCCGGCCTGAAAGCCGGTTTGTACTTCGTGCAGTTTATCTCAAAAGACGGCCAGACCAAGCTCTACAAAGAGCTGATGGTGAAGTAAATTGCTGATTCGCGCTGATTTCATTGATTGCGCTGATCTTTTTAAGAGCAACGAGGCCCACGACTTATCGTGGGCCTCGTTGTTTTATGGGCTCTTGCAAGGACGCGCTGGCGGTCTGGCCGAAATACGGGCCGCCGACTTCCTGTCGTACCTTTGCTCTTGGCGCCCATGGTAGCCGGGCCGCCGGGCATTACTTGGTGAACAGGCCAGCCAATCAGCGAAATCAACACAATCAGCGCAAATCAGCGATTCTAATGAGCGACGTAACCCCCCTTGATAAAGTAGGCGAATTCGGGTTGATTCGCCGGATTCAGGAAACCGTACACCTGCAGCAGCCCAGCACCATCCTCGGCATCGGCGACGACGCGGCCATCCTCGCGCCCCCGGCCGGGCAGGAAGTGGTTATCAGCACCGACCTGCTGGTGGAGGGTGTGCATTTTGACCTCACGTTCTGCCCCCTCAAGCACCTGGGCTACAAAGCCGTGGCCGTAAACGTATCGGACGTGGCGGCCATGAACGCCCTGCCCACCCAGATTGTGGTGGCCTTGAGCGTGCCCTCTCGCTTCTCCGTAGAAGCCGTGGAGGAACTCTACGAAGGCATCCGGCTGGCCTGCGAGGCCTACAACGTGGACGTAGTGGGCGGCGACACCACCGGCAGTCGCTCGGGCCTGACCATCGGCATCACGGCCCTGGGCTTGGCTGAAGCCGGCAAAGCCGTGCGCCGCAGCGGGGCCGGCCCCAACGACCTGCTCTGCGTGACGGGCGACCTGGGCGGGGCCTACCTGGGCCTGCAGGTGCTGGAGCGCGAAAAGCAAGCCTGGCAGGCCGACCCCGAAACCCAGCCCGAGCTCGGCAAGTACCCCTACGTGCTCCAGCGCCAGCTCCGCCCCGAAGCCCGCATGGACGTGGTGCACGAGCTGCGCGACCTGGGCGTGGTGCCCACCAGCATGATTGACATTTCCGACGGGCTGGCCTCCGAGGTGCTGCACCTGTGCGCCGCCAGCGGCACCGGGGCCCGCGTGTTCACCGAAAACCTGCCCATTGCCAACCCCACGCTGGAAGTAGCCGAGGAGTTCAACCTCGACCCCATCATGTGCATGCTCAACGGCGGCGAGGACTACGAGCTGCTCTTCACCGTGCCCTTGTCGGCCCACGACAAAATCAAGAACCACCCCGATATCACCATCATCGGCCACATGGTAGACAAGAGCGAAGGCGCGAACCTCATCACCAAAGCCGGCCAGCCCATCCCGCTGCGGGCCCAGGGGTTCAACCACTTTGATCACTGATTAGCACGGATTTTAGCAGATTTCACGGATTTTGTGGACGGCGCTGCTCTGTTGAACATGCCCCACATAACGCAAAGAGGCTTGCCGATCGGCAAGCCTCTTCTGTTTCTCAGTCGTTCACAAAATCCGTGAAATCCGCTAAAATCCGTGCTAATCCGTGATCAGTCTTCCGGGTAGGGGATGTAGACGAAGTTGGTGAACTCCTCGTCGAGCACGAACAGGCAGCAGTACTCATCGGCGTCGCGGTAGGTGTTTTGGAAGGCTTCGATGCCGTCCTGGCCCACGATGCCCTGCTGCACGAACAGCTCCAGGTAGCTGGCAAACACGTGCCACTCCAGGTTCAGCTCGTCGGCGTTGATGAGCAGGCCGCCCAGCGGCACCTCCTGACGGGCAAACACGAAGATGGGATACTTGGAAATATCCCGCTTGCGGATCTGTGAGGAAGCCTCGCTCAGCGTATCGGAAACGGTAGCAAAGTCCTTGGTGATAGTGCCGAGGTACTTGCCATTCAGTTCGGGGTCGTTGGTATAGTCCATATTTAGTAGGCTGAAGGTATTAGGCAAACAATCGAAACACCCAATCAACAAATCGTTTTGGCAAAGATTGTCCCGGCGAGATTTTTTGGTCCCAAAGACCATACTGGGAGGGAACCAGTTCTCGCAGCCTTTGCACAACTGTGGAATCCTCACAAAAGGCCGATAAGTTGGCCTCAAGTTCCTTTACATAGGAACTTGAGGCCAGTCCGTTTTGAATAAGGTACAAGTCCTGTACGCTCCTGTCGATTAAAGACCAATCTTCCTCCCTCAATATGCTGGGCTTACCTGCTTGCAAACTATGGATTCCTTCTGAGCTACGTAGCCAGTTTTCCCAGTTGCCCTTATAGCGCGCATAAATATCCAGCTTTTCGTGGGTCAGCATGGCGCTCAGGATGATAGTTACCGCAACTCCAGCAACACCACATTCTCCACATGGTGGGTGTGGGGGAACATGTCTACGGGCTGCACTTTCACTACTTTATACGCTTCGTCCAGCAACTCCAGGTCGCGGGCCTGGGTGCCGGGGTTGCAGCTGACGTACACGATGCGGGGGGCGCGCATTTCGAGGAGGCGGGCCACTACGTCGGGGTGCATGCCGGCGCGGGGCGGGTCGGTGATGACGACGTCGGGACGGCCGTGCTTCTGGATGAACTCGGCGTTGAGCACGTCCTTCATGTCGCCGGCGTAGAACTCGGTGTTGGTGGTGCCGTTGATTTCGGAGTTGATGTAGGCGTCCTTCACGGCCGATTCCACATACTCCACGCCCACTACGTGTTTCGCCTGCCGGGCCACGAAGTTGGCGATGGTGCCGGCCCCGGTGTAGAGGTCATACACCAGCTCCGAGCCGGTGAGCTGGGCGAAGTCGCGGGTGATTTTGTAGAGGTTGAAGGCCCCGTCGGAGTTGGTCTGGTAGAAGGATTTCGGGCCGACGCGGAAGCGCAGGCCTTCCATTTCCTCGTGAATGTGCGGCTCGCCCTTGTAGCACACCACCTCCAGGTCGTGGAAGGTTTCGTTGCCCTTGTCGTTGAGCACGTAGTTGAGGGAGGTGATTTGCGGGAACCGCTCGTGCAGGAAATCCAGCAGGGGAAATAGCGCGTCGTGGGCATAGTAGCACTGCAGAATCACCATCAGGTCGCCGGTGTTGGCCGTGCGGATGATGAGGTTGCGCAGGAAGCCTTCCTGGGTCACGAGGTTGTTGAAGGGCAGGTCGTGCTCCAGGGCGTAGTCGCGCACAGCCAGCCGGATCTGGTTGCTGGGGTCGGGCTGCAGCCAGCAGTGGTTGATGTCGAGAATCTTATCGAAGCGGCCGGGGGTGTGGAAGCCCAGCACGCGCCGCTCGTAGTTGTGGCCGCTGGCAATCTGCTCGTTGGTGAGCCAGCCGTTGTGGCTGAAGGTGTACTCCAGCTTGTTGCGGTAGTAGGTCTGGTCGGGGGAAGGCTGAATCGGCAGAATTTCGGGCAGGGCCACCTTGCCGATGCGCTGCAGGGTGTCGGCCACCTGCTGGTGCTTGAACTGCAGCTGGGTTTCGTAGCCCAAATGCTGCCACTTGCAGCCCCCGCAGGTGCCGAAATGCTCGCAAAACGGCTGCACGCGCAACTCCGAATACTTGTGGAAGTGCGTGGGCACGGCTTCCAGGAAGTTCTTTTTGGCCTTGGTCACGCGCAGGTCCACCACGTCGCCGGGGGCCACTTGCGTCACAAAGATGACCAGGTTCTCGCGGCGCACCAGGCATTTGCCCTCGGCCACCATGTCGGTAATTTCGACTTCGCGGAGCAGCTCCGCCGGGATGTTTTTAACGGATTTTCTCACCCGACAAAGGTAATCACGGATTACAGCGGATTTGACGGATTCATCGGATTTTGTGGACGGCGCACGTTTGGGCTCTTTGCTTTGGATGGGGCACGTTTGGGGGCTTTGCTCGTAGCCGACACCTGTTCGATTTCTTCAAGTAGACCACAAAAAAGAGGCTTGCCGCTTGGCAAGCCTCTTTTGCTTTAGCAAACCCCGAATTTGAATCGACTACAAAATCCGATAAATCCGTCAAATCCGCTGTAATCCGTGATTCTATTTCACCACGTCGAACCAGCCTTTGAAGGAGCGGCCGTCGGGCAGCTTCAGCAAGTAGTAGTAGACGCCGGCCGAGGTGGTGCTGGCGTCAAAGGTGTTGCGGTAGCTGCTGGCTTTGTAGACTTCCTTGCCCCAGCGGTTGAAGATGGCCAGCGAGTTGCCGGGGTAGAGCTCCACGTTTTTGATGATGAACTGGTCGTTGAGGTTGTCGCCGTTGGGCGTCACCACGTTGTAGAACACCAGGTCGTTGGCGAACTGCACGCAGGCCTCGTTGGACGTGGACGTGAGCGTGCCCGGGCCAACGGCTTCAATCCGGAAGCATTGGTCGAAGCCAGCGCTGCCCGTGGTGAGCTGCACGCTGGTGGCGGTGCCGGCCACGGTCTGCACCAGCTCGGCGGTGCCGTTGGCGGCCCGGCGGTAGAGTCGGTACTGCTGCACGGCAAAGCCCTGGTAGGCGTTCCAGCTCACCGTCACCTTGCCTTCGTCGCGGCCCGCACCGCCCTCTGCGGCCAGCGCCTGGGTCCGGATGGTGGTATGCTGGGTGCTGGCCAGCAGGTCGCCGCAGGCATTGGTCAGCTCCACGCGGTACTCGTAGGCGGCGGCATCGGCATCCACGCCGGTATCGATGAAGGTGGTGGCGGTGTTGGGCACGTTGCCCACGGTGGCGAAGGCCGAGGTGCTGCCCGCCACGCGGCGCAGAATCTGCACGCGGTTGGCGTTGCCGGTGTTGTTGGGCACGTTGAGCGCGAGGTTGATTTTGCGGTCATCCTGCAAATCCACCGAGGCCACGTTCAGTGCCACGGTGGCGTTGTCGGGGCGGATGGTGAAGGTGGCGGCGCAGGCGGTGCTGGTAGTTTCCGAGACGCTGAGCGTAGCGTTGGCCGCGCCGGCCGGCACGTCAACCGTTATGGTGGGCGTGCCCTGGCCGCTGGTGATGGTGCCGCCCGTTATCGTCCATTGGTACTGGCCTCCGCTGAGGGCCGCGGTGCTGTAGCGCAGGCCGGTGCGGCTGGCTGGGCAGTAGCTAGCCGGACCGGCAATAGCCAGCGGCGGCACGACCACGAAGGTTTTGGTGAACACTGGCCCGGCGCACAGGCTGGTGTTGGTTTCGCGGGCCGTGATGTTGTAGGTGCCCACGGCGGTCGGTACGCTCAGGGTGCTGGCCGTAACCGTCTGGGGCGCGCCGTTCACGGTCCAGGCGTAGGTGGAGCCGGCGGTGCCGGCCAGTGCAAACTGCGCTGCCGTCTGGCTGGCGCAGGCCCGGGCCGGGCCGCTGATGGCCAGGTTAGCGGCCGGCGACGGCAGTACCGTCACGTAAAGCGTGTCGCTCTGGCCCAGGCAGCGGCCGCCGGCCGGGTTGCTGGATTCCGTCACGACCAGCTTGGCAATGCCGGGCCGGGTGAAGTTCACCTGCACCGTGTTCTGGCTGGTGCTCAGCTGGGTGCCGCCCACAATCTGCCAGCCGTAGGTGGAGCCGTTGGTGAGCTGGGTCTGGTAGGTGAAGGGGCCATCGGCGAGGCACACACGCAGCGGACCGGTGGGCCGCTGCGTCACGAGCTGCTGATTGATGCGTACCGGGAACCGTACGGTATCCGACGAGCAGCCTTCAGCATTCAGCCGGAACGCCTGCACGCTGGCCGTGGCGGAAGCCCCGCCCCAGTTCACGGTGATGGCCGCCGTGCCCTGGCCGCTGGCAATGGTGCCGCCAGTCACAAGCCACTGGTACGCCGTGGAGCGCGGCGCCCGGATGCTGTAGGCAATGCCCTGCACCGTGGGGCACACCGAAGCCGAGCCCTGGATGCTGTCGGGCAGCGGCCGCGGGTTGACGAGGATGCGCACCGTGTCGCGGGCCACGCAGTTCTGCGCGCTGGTAGCCGTGAGGATGTAGGTGAGCGTGAGCGGCGTTTGGGTGGTGTTCACGCCCGTGAATACCGGGCGGGCCGTGGTGGCGCTGCTCAGGTTGGCGGCCGGGCTCCACTGGTAGCGGTAGCCGGTGAGGGCCGCGCTGCCCAGCGTTGTCGACTGCCGGTCGCAGAGCGTGGCGTCGGGGCCGGCGTTGGCAATGGCGGCCGGGTTGAGCGTGATGCGCACCGTGCTTTGGGCCACGCAGCCCTCAGCCGTAGTAGCCATGACCGTGTAGGTGAGCACCTGCGCCGTAGTGCCAGTGTTGGTCAGGCTGAAAGTCGGGTTGGCAGCCGTAGCGCTGCTCAGGCCGGTGGCCGGGCTCCACTGGTAGGTGTAGCCCACCAATGAGGCGGCGCCCAGCGTGGTGGTTTCGCCCGAGCATACGGCCCGGTCGGTGCCGGCCGTGGCCACGGCGGCCGGGTTGATGGTGACGCGCACCGTGTCGCGGCTCACGCAGCTGTTGGCGGTAGTGGCCGTGACGATGTAGGTGAACGTCTGCGGCGCGCTGCCGGTGTTGGTGAGCGTAACCGTCGGGTTGGCGGCGGTGGCGCTGCTCAGGCCGGTGGCCGGGCTCCACTGATAGGTGTAGCCCACGAGCGAGGCCGAGCCAATCGAAGTAGGCGTACCGGAGCACACGGCGCGGTCGGCGCCGGCATTAGCCACAGCGGCGGGATTCAGCGTGATGCGCACCGAGTCGCGGGCCACACAGCCCTGGGCCGTGGTGGCCGTTACGGTGTAGGCGAAGGTCTGCGCCGTGTTGGTGGTGTTGCTCAGCACGAAGGTGGGCTGCGCGGCGCTGGTGTTGCTCAGGCCGGTAGCGGGGCTCCACTGATAGGTGTAGCCGGCCAGGGCAGCCGTGCCAATCGACGCAGACACGCCGGAGCAGGTAGCCACATCGGTGCCGGCATTGGCCACGGCCGCCGGGTTGACGGTCACGGTGGCCTGGCGCGTAGTGGTGCAGATGCCGTCGAACGTCGATACCGTGTAAGTGGTCGTTACGGCCGGCGAGACGGTGATGGTGCTGCCCGTGAACGTCTGGCCGGTGCTGGAAGTCCACTGGTAGGTGGTGCTGCCGGTAGCCGTGAGGGAAGTGGAGCCGCCCGGGCAGATGGCGGTGGCGGTTGGCGTCACGGCCAGCGCACCGGCCGGCCGCACATCGATGATGCGCACCACCGAATCAGTAGGGCAGCCGAACGCCGATACGCCGCGCAAAACCAGGCGGCCAGCGCCGGTGCCGGTCCAGAGCACCTGCACGGTGTTGTTGGTGGCCGGGCCCTGAATGGTGCCGCCCTGCACCGTCCAGCGGTAGGAGCTGGCCGTGGGGCCGCCCGCCGTATACTGCTGGGCTACAGTTCGGTCGCAGATAACGTCGTTGCCGCTGATGCTGGTTGGCCCCAGGGCCTTCGTCACCTGAATCTGGAACACGTCGGCCACGCTTTTCGCGCCGCAGGCTACGTCGGTGGCGGTTACTACCACGTCGTAGGGTGTGGCGCGGCCGTTGCCGCACTGGGTGTTGAACACAAACTGCCCGTTGACGGCACCCGCCCCCTGGATGGTGGCGCTGCCGGTCACGGCGCCCGGCAGCACGGTGCCCTGGCTGCCGGCGAAGGTGGCATTGAACGGGCCGCTGCCATCAAGCAGCACGCTGTTGACACGCAGGTTGATGGGGTTGCCATCGGCATCAGTGGCGCCCAGGTTGAAGCTGACCGGCTGGCCTTCCTCCACGGTAAACAGCCGCGGCTGCGCGGTGGTGGCGGCCGTAAACTGCGGCGAGTTGTTGGGCGAGCAGGTGCGCGACACCAGCTGAATTTCGCGCCTCGTCGAGCCAATCAAAACCTCCGCGCCGTTGATGGTGCGGTATTCCTTGACTTCCACGGCCACCACATAGCGGCCCACGCGTGAGGTGGCGTAGCGGCTGATGCCGTTGCTGGCATTTAGAAAGGCGTAGTTGCCGGCGCCGGTGCCAAACGGTGTGGTGGCCGAGAAGCCGCCGGTGTTGGCATACGTGACGCTGGGCGGCGCCACAAAGGTGGCTGCTGAGCCCTGGTTGCCGTTGTAGGGGGTGCTGAACGAGTAAATCAGCCGGTCACCGTCGGGGTCGACGGCGTTGTTGACCAGAATGCTGGTGTCGCCCTGGCAGATAACGACGACGGCCGTATCGGAGAAGGTAGGCGAGGAGTTGGGCAGCAGCGGCGGCGCCATTTCCACAAACAGCGTCTGGTTCTGGTTGCTGGGGTTCTGCAGGTTGTCGATGTTGAAGTTGCGCGTGCCGTCGGTGTACACGGCGTAGTAGCCATCAAACGACACGGGCAGGTTCACGATGGCCTCGTAGCGGGCCAGGCGCACGGGCGGTACCGAGCCGGGCGGGATGCTGCAGCCGCCGGGCTGCGGCGGCGTGATGCTGGGGTTGGAAATGCGCGGCAGCCGGAACGTGCCCGCCTGCTGCTGGTCGTTCTGGATGGGGTTCTGCAGCGTCGAGCAGCTGACCTGCGTGCAGGGGAAGGTGTTGGCCCCTTCGTTGCTGGCAATGCGCTGCCGGGTGGCTTTGTCGTAGATGTTGAGGAAGATGTTGCAACGCCCGTCGGGCACGTTGGACTGCGTGCTGGACGAGCCGCCAGCCGGCGGGCATTCCCAGTTCAGATACACAAGCACCGTAACGCGGTACCGGTAGCGGGCGTTGGCCGGGCCGTTGGCATCCAGATACTGATAGCGCATCTCGCCGCCCAATAGGTGAGAGGCAACGGCCCACCCGGGGCTCAGCCCTGCCAGCAGCAACAGGAAGCATATGGCGCGGAGTACAGTTTGGCGCATATAAAGTAATGAGGTAATGAGGGAGAGAGGAGACAGGGAATAGGTGATAGGAGTGATGTGTGACAGGAAAGAACGTCATTCCGAGCCTGCGAGGAATGACGTTCGGCTTCTCACCTCATCACCAAAAATCACTCAACTTATTGCAGTTGCACGCGGCGCACGGCGGTCTGGCCGTCGGCATTTTGCAGGCGCAGTACATACAGGCCGCGGGGCAGGCCGGCCAAGTTCAGCTCGGCATCCTGGCTGGGGCTCAGGCGCAGGGTGGTTTCCTGAACCAGGGCTCCAAGCAGGTTCTCCACCCGCACGGCGTAGGTGCCGGCCGCCGTGGGGTCAGGCAGGCGCAGGTGCAGGCGGCCATCGGTAGTGGGGTTCGGGAACACGCTCAGGGCGGGCAGCGTGCGGGCCTCCATCGACGACTGCGGCTGGCTGACCAGCACCGAGTAGTCCTCGGTTTCCGAGTTGTTCTGGTTTACCTGGCAGGGGTTGGGCGTGGGCAGGTTGTTGAGGCGCACCATCACCCGCATGCGCGTCAGGCCCCGGAAAGCCGGGTTAGTAGGCACTGTGAAGCCCGCCGTGAGGGTCGTGGCCGACGTGGCCGTGTTGGCCAGCAGCTCCGAGGCCTCAAACGTGCCGTTGCGGTTCCAGTCAACCCAGGCCCAGAGCAGGTGCTGGAAGTTGGCATTCACGCTCATGTCCAGGAAGGTGTTGGTGCCCTGGTACAGCGGAATCACCTTGTCCACGAAGTTGCCGTAGCCGTTGGCGTTGGCGCCCGAAGTGTTGGTGAAGTCGATGGCCGTGCCGCGGCGCGTGGCCACGGTGGTCAGCCATATATTGGGGGTGGTGCCGGTGGCCTCACAGTAGCGCACGCAGGGCACCATCAGCACCACGGCGTTGGTTTTGCTGATTGTGTTGGAGCCGAAGGCATTGGTGGTGGTGAGCGTGACAGTGAAGGCCCCGCCGGTGGCATACTGGTGGCTGGGGTTCTGCAGGGTGCTGGTGGTGTTGTCGCCGAAGTTCCAGAGCCAGCTGGTGGGCGCGTTCTGGCTCTGGTCGGTGAACTGCACCGGGTTCTGGCAGTTGCCGGGCACGTGGTTGGAGCTGAACGCCGCCACCGGTGGGGTTGTGTTGGCGCGCACTGTCACGGTATAGTCCTCAATCTGGCCCAGCTGCGGCGTGGCGCAGGCCGTGGCGGCCCCGCCCACGAAGTCGGCCAGCACCCGCAGGCGCAGCGGCACATTCTTGAGCGCCGTGGCCGGAATCAGCACTGTACCGGCCGGATTGGTGCGGTTAAGGGCTGTGTACAGCAGCTCGTTGCTCGTGAAGATGCCGTCATTATTAAGGTCCAGCCACACCCGGATATCCTGCGGATTGGTGGCGGTGCCAAAGCTGATGGGGTAGGAGTTGCCTTCGGTCAGCTGCGCCCGGCTGGTGCAGGTGAAGTCCTCGTAGCTGGCCTGCCCATCTTGGGAAGTCTTGCTAAGCGGGCCCAGCGTAAACTGCGTGATGCCGTAGCCGCAGCAATAGGCCGCCGTGGTGGGGGTGCAGGAAGCGGCCACCGGCACGGCGTTGTCATACACGATGTAGCTGGCGCGGGTGCGCACGTTGCTACCGGCCGCGTTGGTAGCCGTGAGCGTGACGGTGTAGGTGCCCGGCGTAGAGTAGCAGTGGTTGGGGCTTTGCTGAGTGCTGGTGGTGTTGTCGCCGAAGTTCCAGAGCCAGCTGGTAGGCGCGTTCTGGCTCTGGTCGGTGAACTGCACGCAGCCCGAGCAGGTCAGGGTCTGGTTTGCCACGAACTCGGCTACGGGCGCCGCCGTGTTGGCCTGCACCGTCACAGCGTAATCTTCGGTCTGCGAATATTGGGACGTGCTGCACGGGCCCGGAATGGGCGCATTTACGTAGTCGGCGGCCACACGCAGGCGCAGGCGGGTGCCCAGCACCGCCGAGGCGGGCAGCGAGATGGTGCCGGTGTGTACCCGGGCCGAAATGGAGCTGAACACCATTTCGGTGGTGGGGTTGAGGGTGCCGTCGTTGTTGAGGTCCAGCCACACGCGCACGTTCTCGTTGGCATTAGCGTTGGTGCGGATGCTGATAGGGTAGCTCTGGCCCGCCGTAAGCGTGGTGCCCACCGTGCAGGAGTAGTCCTGAAAGCCTTCCTGAACACCGCCGGTGGTGCTGTTGATGGTGCCCAGCGTCACGTTGAGAATGCCCATCCCAAAGGGTATGTTGGAGGCTGGTGCCGCGCCGGGCGTGCAGGCAC
Proteins encoded in this region:
- the thiL gene encoding thiamine-phosphate kinase; protein product: MSDVTPLDKVGEFGLIRRIQETVHLQQPSTILGIGDDAAILAPPAGQEVVISTDLLVEGVHFDLTFCPLKHLGYKAVAVNVSDVAAMNALPTQIVVALSVPSRFSVEAVEELYEGIRLACEAYNVDVVGGDTTGSRSGLTIGITALGLAEAGKAVRRSGAGPNDLLCVTGDLGGAYLGLQVLEREKQAWQADPETQPELGKYPYVLQRQLRPEARMDVVHELRDLGVVPTSMIDISDGLASEVLHLCAASGTGARVFTENLPIANPTLEVAEEFNLDPIMCMLNGGEDYELLFTVPLSAHDKIKNHPDITIIGHMVDKSEGANLITKAGQPIPLRAQGFNHFDH
- a CDS encoding T9SS type A sorting domain-containing protein; the encoded protein is MKKHYVLVSALLLAAATSRGQGTELFLSEYTEGAHQSGISYNGGVSNSTGNERALEIFNPTSSSVSLNAYSIRRYSNGSATVTEEEKLQRTTGANTLNSAAAFVYANGEATITAIVSKANQLAASPVATVGPNTLVRGGVAYHNGDDALALVRWTSGTAGVGTPVLVDIFGVIGFQPRPAGGGTGTGQWSGTNAADPPVNGQTTPPLVASANQSLIRRATVSSGTRVNPASATYNIADQWQAYSYAFPPGGTSDPAAQSYSRLGEHNDYTGPFGTYGPLKVLEKFNNGISVYPNPASGTAFVELKDVKVGSIVVMNNLGQSISAQPQGLSTEKITLDISGLKAGLYFVQFISKDGQTKLYKELMVK
- the rlmD gene encoding 23S rRNA (uracil(1939)-C(5))-methyltransferase RlmD; translation: MRKSVKNIPAELLREVEITDMVAEGKCLVRRENLVIFVTQVAPGDVVDLRVTKAKKNFLEAVPTHFHKYSELRVQPFCEHFGTCGGCKWQHLGYETQLQFKHQQVADTLQRIGKVALPEILPIQPSPDQTYYRNKLEYTFSHNGWLTNEQIASGHNYERRVLGFHTPGRFDKILDINHCWLQPDPSNQIRLAVRDYALEHDLPFNNLVTQEGFLRNLIIRTANTGDLMVILQCYYAHDALFPLLDFLHERFPQITSLNYVLNDKGNETFHDLEVVCYKGEPHIHEEMEGLRFRVGPKSFYQTNSDGAFNLYKITRDFAQLTGSELVYDLYTGAGTIANFVARQAKHVVGVEYVESAVKDAYINSEINGTTNTEFYAGDMKDVLNAEFIQKHGRPDVVITDPPRAGMHPDVVARLLEMRAPRIVYVSCNPGTQARDLELLDEAYKVVKVQPVDMFPHTHHVENVVLLELR